The nucleotide sequence TCAAGGTATCATAAATGGAAAAATAGTAAAAGAGTTTGCTTCAAGTGAGCTTGAAGGTTTAAGCGCTATCAATCCTCTAAATGGCAGGGATTCTAAATTTATACTTGGGGAACATGTTTTGATGGATGGTGGAACCGGGCTTGTACATACTGCTCCTGGACATGGCGAAGATGATTATTTTGCAAGTTTGAAATACGGTATAGAAGTTATAATGCCTGTTGATGAAGCAGGGCTTTATGATGAGACTTTAAGGGTTAAAAAACTACTTCCTGAACATCTTTTAAGTGAGTTTATAGGTATTCATATATTTAAAGCAAATGAAAAATTAGTAGAGCTTTTGGGTGATGCGGCTATAAAAGTTAGTAAATTCGTGCATAGCTATCCGTTTTGCTGGAGAACACATAAACCTGTGATTTACCGTGCTACAAAACAGTGGTTTATAGCTATGGATGAGCCAAAACTAAGCGGTAAAACTCTAAGACAAACAGCACTTGAAGCGTTAAATAACGTGAAGTTTTATCCAGAAGCTGGAGTTAAACGCATAGGCTCAATGATAGAAAATCGCCCTGATTGGTGTATTTCACGCCAAAGGGATTGGGGAGTTCCGATAGCTTTTTTTAGAGACTTGGCTACAAAAGAGCCTGTTTTTGATAGTGATGTTTTAGAGCATATCGCTAAGGTATTTGACGAAAAAGGCGCTGATGCGTGGTGGGACTTGGAAATTGCTCAATTGCTACCAAAAGGAACAAATTTAAATCCTGCGAATTTAGAAAAAGTAACTGATATTTTAGACGTTTGGTTTGATAGCGGATCTACTTGGAATGCAGTTTTAAATAGCGGAGATTACGACGCTGGTGGTTATCAAGCCGATATGTATCTTGAGGGAAGCGACCAGCATAGAGGTTGGTTTCAAAGTTCATTGCTTTTAAGTTGTGCGGTAAATGAAAAAGCTCCTTATAAAAGTGTTTTAACTCATGGATTTACTGTTGATGGAAACGGAAATAAAATGAGTAAAAGCAAAGGAAACGTTGTAGCTCCTTCAGATGTTGCTAAGAGATACGGAGTTGAAATTTTGCGTCTTTGGGTGGGACTAAGCGACTACTCAAGCGATCTTAAAATCAGTGATGATATACTAAAACAAGTTGCCGAACAGTATAGAAAAATAAGAAATACAATAAGATTTTTACTAGCGAACATAAATGATTTAGATGATATAAGTAGTCATTTTGGAACTCTTGATAAGTGGATACTTGCTCGTGCTACTAAGAGTTTTAAAGAGGTATCTGAGTGCTTTAAAAACTATGAGTATTCAAAAGGTTTTAATATATTACTAAATTTCTTAAGCACAGATCTTAGTGGAATTTATCTTGATATCTGTAAAGATAGACTTTACTGCGACGAAAAAGATGGTTTAAGACGCCGTTCATCTCAGTCGGCTATGGCTATAATAGCAAAATCTCTGCTAAGTCTTATAGCTCCTACTCTTACATATACGGTTGATGAGGCTATAGAGTTTGCTCCAGATATCATCAAAAATGGAGCAAGTGATGCGTTTGATCTAGTTTATGAGCCGCTTACGTTTGAATTTAAAATAGATGATGAGCTTCTTATCTCCAGCCGTGAGAAATTCAACGAGATAATAGACACTCTAAAAAAAGATAAAATAATTAAATCAACATTAGAAGTTATACTAGAAACTAGCTCAAATGAGATTTTGGCAAATGATCTTGATGAGGTAATCGACTGGTATATGGTTAGCTTTGTAAGAAGTATCGAAAGTGATGAGTGTTTGGCTGAGTTTGTAGTGGGTAATGATAAATTTAAAATAGTAAAAGCAGATAGATATAAATGCCCAAGATGCTGGAAATATGCTGCTAAAATAGACAATGATTTATGCCCAAGATGTGCTAAGGTATTAAAACGTGTTTAGTGAGCCAGTAAGTATAGAGCTAATAGCACTTACCGTCGTTATACTAGTTGGTATGGTAAGTGTCGGCATATTTTTAGTTAATAGATTTAAGGAGAACAGGTGATAAGCTTAAAAGATGCGATAAAGCTAAGCAGTAGCGATATAGTAGAGCTTCGTAAAAATTTAAAAGATAAGATAAAAGATAATAAAAAATTAGGCGCTTATATAGAACAGCTAACTAATAGCGATATAAGCGATGAGTATGCAGGTGTTCCAATCGCTATAAAAGATAATATCCAAGTCAAGAACTGGAGTATAACAAGTTGCTCTAAGATCTTGCAAGGTTACGTAGCTCCATATCACGCGACTGTTATAGAAAAGCTTTTAAAAGCGGGACTTGCTCCGTTTGGTCGTACGAATATGGATGAGTTTGCTATGGGAAGCACGACTGAGAGTTCATTTTACGGAAAAACTTTAAATCCTCTTGATCATACTAGAGTACCAGGAGGTAGTAGTGGTGGTAGTGCTGCAGCAGTATCGGCCGGACTAGCGATAGCTGCTTTGGGAAGCGATACTGGAGGAAGCATACGCCAACCTGCTGCGTTTTGCGGATGTGTTGGTTTTAAGCCGACTTATGGAAGAGTTAGTAGATACGGACTTGGTGCTTACTCTAGTAGTTTAGATCAGATAGGACCGATAACAAGGAGCGTTGAAGACGCTGCGATTCTCTATGATATCATCTGCGGACACGATCCAAAAGATAGCACAAGCTCAAATTTAGAAAATATAAGCACCTCAGATAAATTAAACAGCGATAGAAAACTTACGATAGCAGTTATAAAAAACTATGTTGATGGTGCTAGTGATGATGTGAAAAAAGCTCTAAATTTGACTATAGAAAAGTTAAAAAATAGTGGTCATAAAATAATTTATAAAGATCTTTCTAACTCAAAGTACGATATAGCTGCTTATTACATCATAGCTACAGCAGAAGCTAGTGCGAATCTTAGTCGTTATGATGGCGTGAGATATGGTAGGAGAGCAGACTCAAACTCTCTTGGTCAGATGTACTCAAAAACAAGAGGCGAGGGATTTGGCGCAGAAGTGCAAAGAAGAATGCTTCTTGGAACATTTGTTTTATCAAGCGGATACTATGATGCTTATTATATAAAAGCACAAAAAGCAAGAGCATTTATAAAACGAGAATATGAGGAGATATTAAATGAAGCCGATATAATGCTAATGCCAGTAGCTCCTAGTGTAGCTTATAAATTTGCAGAGTTAAGTGATCCACTTAGTGCTTATCTTAGCGATATATATACTATAGGTGTAAATTTGGCCGGACTTCCTGCTATAACAGTACCGGTACAAAGTGATAAAAATGGGCTAAATATCTCAGCTCAGCTCATCGGCGGTGCGTGGAAAGAACAAGATGTCTTAGACGCTGCATTTGGTTTGGAAAAATTAGTTAAAGGAAACTAAAGAGATGAAGATAATTAAAAGAGCTTTGACTTTTGAAGATGTTTTACTTGTACCGCAGTACTCAGAAATTTTACCAAAACAAGTTGATATAACTTCTAAATTTAGTAAAAATATAAATTTAAATATACCTCTTGTATCTGCTGCTATGGATACGGTAACTGAGCATAGAACTGCTATTATGATGGCAAGACTAGGAGGAATCGGCGTTATACATAAAAATATGGATATAGAAAGCCAAGTAAAAGAGGTAAAAAGAGTCAAGAAAAGCGAAAGTGGAGTTATAATCGATCCTATATTTATAAAACCAAACGCTACTATAAGAGAGGCTCTTGAACTTATGAGCGAATATAGGATATCAGGAGTTCCTGTGGTTGATGATGATAATGTTTTGATAGGAATTCTTACGAATAGAGATTTGAGATTTGAAAATGATTTTACCAAACAAGTAAGTGACGCAATGACAAAGCCACCTCTTATCACTGCTCCAAAAGGTTGCACTTTAGATGATGCGGAGAAGATATTTTCTACAAATAAAGTTGAAAAACTTCCTATAGTAGATGAAAGTGGCAGACTTGAAGGGCTTATCACTATAAAAGATCTTAAAAAGAGAAAAGAATATCCAAATGCAAATAAAGACAAATTCGGTCGTCTAAGAGTAGCAGCTGCTATGGGTGTAGGTCAGCTTGATAGAGCAGTGGCTTTAGCCAAGGCAGGTGTTGATGCTTTGGTTATGGACTCAGCTCACGGACACTCAAAAGGTATAATAGATACTTTAAAGCTCATTAAAGAAAATGTTAAAGATGTTGATGTGATAGTAGGAAACGTAGCAAATCCAAAAGCTGTTATAGATCTTATAAACGCTGGAGCCGATGGAATAAAAGTAGGTATAGGACCAGGATCTATATGTACTACTCGTATAGTATCTGGTGTAGGAGTTCCTCAAATTACTGCTATAGCAGACTGCGCTGATGAAGCTAGAAAATTTGGAATACCAGTAATAGCTGATGGCGGTATCAAATATAGCGGAGATTTCGCAAAAGCTTTAGCAGCTGGAGCTAGTTGTATAATGGTAGGAAGCTTACTTGCAGGTTGCGATGAAAGTCCAGGAGAACTAGTCACTTTTCAAGGCAGACAGTATAAAAGTTACCGCGGTATGGGCAGCATAGGAGCTATGACAAGAGGTAGCAGCGATAGGTATTTTCAAGAAGGAACAGCTCAAGATAAATTAGTACCAGAAGGCATAGAAGGTAGAGTTCCATACGCTGGAAGCATAAAACAAGTAGTTCATCAGTTAGTTGGTGGGCTTAGAAGTTCTATGGGGTATTGTGGAAGCGATAGTATCGAAATTTTTCAAGAAAGAGCAGAATTTGTAGAGATAACAAGTGCCGGACTTAAAGAGAGTCACGCACATGATGTTATAATAACTCAAGAAGCACCAAATTATAGAGTGAATTAGTGAAAATCAGTACTTATAAAGCTCATTTTGATGAACCGCTCTATTTAGAAAGTGGTCGTATATTAAGCGAGTTTGATCTAGTTTATGAGACTTATGGTGAGCTAAATGCCGATAAATCAAACGTGATAGTAGTGTGTCACGCACTAACTGGAAGTCATCACGCAGCAGGAAGATACGAGGGAGATAGCAAGTCTGGTTGGTGGGACGCACTGATAGGGGATAATAAAGGCATTGATACTACTAAATTTTTTGTTATATGCGTAAATATTTTAGGAAGTTCATTTGGCTCTACAAATCCGCTTAGTATAGAGCCTAGCACTGGAGAGGAGTATCGTTTAAGATTTCCTGTTTTAGTGATCAGCGATGTGGTAAAAGCGCAGATAAGACTATTTGATAGACTTGGTATAAAGCAAGCTCACGCAGTCATAGGCGGAAGCCTTGGCGGTATGCAAGCACTTTGTTTTGCTATAGAGTTTCCAAATTTTGCTAAAAACGTTATAATGTTAGCTACTACTTATGCTACAAAAGCGTGGGCTATCGCTTTTAATAAGATAGCTATCGAAGGTATAGTAAGAGATCCGGATTTTAAAAACGGATACTATGATAAAGATGAAGTGTTAAAAAACGGACTTACTGGAATGGCGCTTGGTAGAATGGCAGGTCATATAAGCTTTCTAAGTCCTAGTTCTATGGATGATAAATTTGGGCGAAATTATGTACAAACAGACGGTCTTTATGAGCTTTTAGGTAGATTTGAAGTAGATAGATATATGGAGTATAATGGACATAATTTTCCAAAAAGATTTGATCCGTTGAGTTATCTTTATATAACTAAAATGATGAATAATTTCGATTGTACTCGTCACTACAATAGCTTAAAAGAGGCTTTGAGCCTTACAAAAGCTAATGTTTTGCTAATATCTTTTGATGGAGATGTTTTGTTTCCGCCATATCTTATGAAAGAGATGTATGATGCGTACTGCGATATAGGTAGAAAAAATCAAGTTAAATATATATGTATAAATAGCAGTTATGGGCATGATGCATTTTTAGTTGAGGTGGATAAAATAGATATGTATATAAAAAAGGCGCTTGAATGCAGATAGAAAATGAGAGTTTTGAGAGTAAAATAGAAAAATTAAACGAGCTTTTAAATAAGCTAAATGATGAGAATTTAACTCTTTTAGATAGTGTTGAATTATATAAAAGCGGTACAAAATTGGTAAAAGAAGCTAGAGAAATGTTGGAAAATGCTAAGCTTAGCATACAAGAAATGAGTGACAATAATGGCTAAAATATGCGTACTTCAGCTAAATACACTTGCTATGAGCGACTCTAGGATAGACTACTACTTAAAGTTGGCAAAAGAGCGCGGTGCTGGACTGGTGCTGATCGGTGAGTATGTTTTAAATTCATTTTTTACCGAAATAA is from Campylobacter fetus subsp. testudinum 03-427 and encodes:
- the ileS gene encoding isoleucyl-tRNA synthetase (Pfam matches to PF00133.18 tRNA-synt_1, and to PF08264.9 Anticodon_1); protein product: MDYKDTLLLPTTDFAMRGNLPECEPARYAKWDEQKVYEKMKAKREKSPISFNIHDGPPYANGHLHIGHSLNKILKDIILKTHYFFGDSVRYTPGWDCHGLPIEQQVEVKLGDKKKSMSKSDIRQECRNWAKEFIAIQKDEFKSLGVIGDWDDPYLTMKFKFEANIYRTLCEVAKKGLLIERSKPVFWSWAARSALAEAEVEYEDKEDYSLYVAFCLSDAACKKLGVSDAKAVIWTTTPWTLVANQAISLNPNEKYAITSEGYIIALPLKETLINQGIINGKIVKEFASSELEGLSAINPLNGRDSKFILGEHVLMDGGTGLVHTAPGHGEDDYFASLKYGIEVIMPVDEAGLYDETLRVKKLLPEHLLSEFIGIHIFKANEKLVELLGDAAIKVSKFVHSYPFCWRTHKPVIYRATKQWFIAMDEPKLSGKTLRQTALEALNNVKFYPEAGVKRIGSMIENRPDWCISRQRDWGVPIAFFRDLATKEPVFDSDVLEHIAKVFDEKGADAWWDLEIAQLLPKGTNLNPANLEKVTDILDVWFDSGSTWNAVLNSGDYDAGGYQADMYLEGSDQHRGWFQSSLLLSCAVNEKAPYKSVLTHGFTVDGNGNKMSKSKGNVVAPSDVAKRYGVEILRLWVGLSDYSSDLKISDDILKQVAEQYRKIRNTIRFLLANINDLDDISSHFGTLDKWILARATKSFKEVSECFKNYEYSKGFNILLNFLSTDLSGIYLDICKDRLYCDEKDGLRRRSSQSAMAIIAKSLLSLIAPTLTYTVDEAIEFAPDIIKNGASDAFDLVYEPLTFEFKIDDELLISSREKFNEIIDTLKKDKIIKSTLEVILETSSNEILANDLDEVIDWYMVSFVRSIESDECLAEFVVGNDKFKIVKADRYKCPRCWKYAAKIDNDLCPRCAKVLKRV
- the gatA gene encoding Glu-tRNA(Gln) amidotransferase, subunit A (bifunctional~Pfam match to PF01425.17 Amidase); its protein translation is MISLKDAIKLSSSDIVELRKNLKDKIKDNKKLGAYIEQLTNSDISDEYAGVPIAIKDNIQVKNWSITSCSKILQGYVAPYHATVIEKLLKAGLAPFGRTNMDEFAMGSTTESSFYGKTLNPLDHTRVPGGSSGGSAAAVSAGLAIAALGSDTGGSIRQPAAFCGCVGFKPTYGRVSRYGLGAYSSSLDQIGPITRSVEDAAILYDIICGHDPKDSTSSNLENISTSDKLNSDRKLTIAVIKNYVDGASDDVKKALNLTIEKLKNSGHKIIYKDLSNSKYDIAAYYIIATAEASANLSRYDGVRYGRRADSNSLGQMYSKTRGEGFGAEVQRRMLLGTFVLSSGYYDAYYIKAQKARAFIKREYEEILNEADIMLMPVAPSVAYKFAELSDPLSAYLSDIYTIGVNLAGLPAITVPVQSDKNGLNISAQLIGGAWKEQDVLDAAFGLEKLVKGN
- the guaB gene encoding inosine-5'-monophosphate dehydrogenase (Pfam matches to PF00478.21 IMPDH, and to PF00571.24 CBS, and to PF00571.24 CBS), producing the protein MKIIKRALTFEDVLLVPQYSEILPKQVDITSKFSKNINLNIPLVSAAMDTVTEHRTAIMMARLGGIGVIHKNMDIESQVKEVKRVKKSESGVIIDPIFIKPNATIREALELMSEYRISGVPVVDDDNVLIGILTNRDLRFENDFTKQVSDAMTKPPLITAPKGCTLDDAEKIFSTNKVEKLPIVDESGRLEGLITIKDLKKRKEYPNANKDKFGRLRVAAAMGVGQLDRAVALAKAGVDALVMDSAHGHSKGIIDTLKLIKENVKDVDVIVGNVANPKAVIDLINAGADGIKVGIGPGSICTTRIVSGVGVPQITAIADCADEARKFGIPVIADGGIKYSGDFAKALAAGASCIMVGSLLAGCDESPGELVTFQGRQYKSYRGMGSIGAMTRGSSDRYFQEGTAQDKLVPEGIEGRVPYAGSIKQVVHQLVGGLRSSMGYCGSDSIEIFQERAEFVEITSAGLKESHAHDVIITQEAPNYRVN
- the metX gene encoding homoserine O-acetyltransferase (Pfam match to PF00561.16 Abhydrolase_1), with protein sequence MKISTYKAHFDEPLYLESGRILSEFDLVYETYGELNADKSNVIVVCHALTGSHHAAGRYEGDSKSGWWDALIGDNKGIDTTKFFVICVNILGSSFGSTNPLSIEPSTGEEYRLRFPVLVISDVVKAQIRLFDRLGIKQAHAVIGGSLGGMQALCFAIEFPNFAKNVIMLATTYATKAWAIAFNKIAIEGIVRDPDFKNGYYDKDEVLKNGLTGMALGRMAGHISFLSPSSMDDKFGRNYVQTDGLYELLGRFEVDRYMEYNGHNFPKRFDPLSYLYITKMMNNFDCTRHYNSLKEALSLTKANVLLISFDGDVLFPPYLMKEMYDAYCDIGRKNQVKYICINSSYGHDAFLVEVDKIDMYIKKALECR
- the xseB gene encoding exodeoxyribonuclease VII, small subunit (Pfam match to PF02609.12 Exonuc_VII_S) → MQIENESFESKIEKLNELLNKLNDENLTLLDSVELYKSGTKLVKEAREMLENAKLSIQEMSDNNG